The Tardibacter chloracetimidivorans region CATTGTAGCACGTGTGTAGCCCAGCGCGTAAGGGCCATGAGGACTTGACGTCATCCCCACCTTCCTCCGGCTTATCACCGGCAGTTCCTCCAGAGTACCCAACTAAATGATGGTAACTGAAGGCGAGGGTTGCGCTCGTTGCGGGACTTAACCCAACATCTCACGACACGAGCTGACGACAGCCATGCAGCACCTGTCACCGATCCAGCCGAACTGAAGGAAGGTGTCTCCACCAACCGCGATCGGGATGTCAAACGCTGGTAAGGTTCTGCGCGTTGCTTCGAATTAAACCACATGCTCCACCGCTTGTGCAGGCCCCCGTCAATTCCTTTGAGTTTTAACCTTGCGGCCGTACTCCCCAGGCGGATAACTTAATGCGTTAGCTGCGCCACCGAAACGCCAAGCGCCCCGACAGCTAGTTATCATCGTTTACGGCGTGGACTACCAGGGTATCTAATCCTGTTTGCTCCCCACGCTTTCGCACCTCAGCGTCAACAGTCGTCCAGTGAGCCGCCTTCGCCACTGGTGTTCTTCCGAATATCTACGAATTTCACCTCTACACTCGGAATTCCACTCACCTCTCCGACGTTCAAGCGAAGCAGTCTTAAAGGCTATTCCGGGGTTGAGCCCCGGGCTTTCACCTCTAACTTACCAAGCCGCCTACGCGCGCTTTACGCCCAGTAATTCCGAACAACGCTAGCCCCCTCCGTATTACCGCGGCTGCTGGCACGGAGTTAGCCGGGGCTTATTCTCCCGGTACAGTCATTATCTTCCCGGGTAAAAGAGCTTTACAACCCGAAGGCCTTCTTCACTCACGCGGCATTGCTGGATCAGGGTTGCCCCCATTGTCCAATATTCCCCACTGCTGCCTCCCGTAGGAGTCTGGGCCGTGTCTCAGTCCCAGTGTGGCTGATCATCCTCTCAGACCAGCTATGGATCGTCGCCTTGGTAGGCCTTTACCCCACCAACAAGCTAATCCAACGCGGGCTCATCCCCAGGCGATAAATCTTTGGTCCGAAGACATCATACGGTATTAGCAGCCATTTCTAGCTGTTATTCCGTACCTGAGGGCAGATTCCCACGCGTTACGCACCCGTGCGCCACTAAGCCCGAAGGCTTCGTTCGACTTGCATGTGTTAGGCATGCCGCCAGCGTTCGTTCTGAGCCAGGATCAAACTCTCAAGTTAATGTCCAGTCACCAGGCCAGGGAAAACCAGCCTAACAACCGTCATCAAGGAGCCACCTATCTGCACAACGTCACTAACGTTCCACTGGCCTAAACCAGCAGAGCAATTGTGGTACGTTAAGACATATAGACGACTTAATGCACTGCGAAACCAGACCCTTGACAAGCCCGGCACGCAGGCCGCCGCCCACATGTCCCTTCATCTTAACCAACAATGAGAAAAAGCCGAAAAGAACCCACCTTCCCGATCTTTTTTCGGGTAGGCAGTTCTTTCAAGTTCGATAGCCTTGGACCAACCAGCGGTTCGTCCCCGGCGATGAGGGCCTTATATGGGGCCCTGGCTTCACCCGTCAACAGGAAAGTCGGTATTTTTCACAAAAGCGAAAAATACCGGCCGGCCACCGCTCAGCGCGGCAACACGCTGCTGCCCATCAGGAATTTGTCGACTGCATGCGCGCACTGCCGTCCCTCGCGGATGGCCCATACGACGAGCGACTGCCCCCTGCGCATGTCACCGCAGGAAAACACGCCCGACACGCTGGACTTATAGTCGACGACATTCGCCGCAACGTTTCCGCGCGGGTCGAGACCCACCCCCGACTGCTCGATCATCCCGGCCTTGCGTGGTCCGAGGAAGCCCATGGCAAGCAGCACCAGATCGGCCTTGAGCTGGAACTCGCTACCCGGAATCTCCTTCATCTCCATCCGGCCGTCGTCGGATTTCACCCATTCGATGCGGACACATTCCAGCGCTTCGATCTTGCCGTTGCTTCCGATCGCGCGCTTGGTGACGACCGCCCAGTCGCGCTCGCAGCCTTCCTCATGCGAGGATGAGGTGCGAAGCTTCAGCGGCCAGTCGGGCCAGGTCAGCGTCTTGTTTTCCTTCGCGGGCGGCCTGGGCATGATCTCGAGCTGGGTCACCGACGCCGCGCCCTGGCGGTTCGAGGTTCCCACACAGTCCGACCCCGTATCCCCGCCGCCGATCACAACGACATGCTTGCCCGTCGCCGTGATCGATCCGCGCGGCGCGGCGCGCACCTCGTCGTCGCCTGCCACCCGCTTGTTCTGCTGGGTCAGGAACTCCATCGCGAAGCGGACGCCCGACAGTTCGGAGCCCGGAATCTCCAGCGGGCGCGGATGCTCCGCCCCTCCGGCCAGAACGACCGCATCGTAGTTTTCCCGAAGCGAATCCATCGACACCATCACGCCCACTTCGACGGAGGTGCGGAACTCGACGCCTTCCGCCTCCATCTGCTGCGCACGGCGGTTGATCAGATGCTTTTCCATCTTGAAATCGGGAATGCCATAGCGAAGCAGCCCGCCCAGGCGGTCGTTCTTCTCGAACACCGTCACGGCATGACCGGCGCGGGCGAGCTGCTGGGCGCAGGCAAGCCCCGCCGGACCGGAACCGACGACGGCAACCCGCTTGCCGCTCCGGCGCTTGGGCGGCTGCGGCTGAATCCAGCCTTCTTCCCAGCCGCGATCGACGATCTGGCATTCGATCGTCTTGATCGTGACCGGCGCGTCATCGATGTTGAGCGTGCAGCTCGCCTCGCATGGCGCGGGGCAGACCCTGCCGGTGAACTCCGGAAAATTGTTGGTGGAATGCAGCGTATCCAGCGCCACCTTCCAGTCGTCGGAATAGACCAGATGGTTCCAGTCCGGGATCATGTTGTTCACCGGACAGCCGTTATGGCAGAACGGAATGCCGCAGTTCATGCAGCGCGCCGCCTGATCCTTCAGCTCGTTCTCGGGCAACGGCTTTACGAACTCGTTCCAGTTCTTCAGGCGCTCCTCGGGCTTTTCATAGCCGCGGTCGCGACGCTCGATCTCAAGGAATCCGGTGGGCTTTCCCATTATCTGTTCTCCAGCGCGCGGGCGTTATTCGGCAGCGACCGAGGCGGCGGCAAGCCGTTCCGCCTCGATATCCTGCAAGGCCCGGCGATAATCCTTTGGCATCACCTTGACGAAGCGGGTGACGGCGTTCTGCCAATCGTCGAGCAGGGCGGCGGCCCTTGCGCTGCCCGTGTAGAGCAGATGACGTTCCAGCAGAACCCGAAGCCGCTCCGCATCGTGCCGCAGGACATTGCCCATGCCGCAATCGTCGACATTCAACGAGCGCTGCTGCGGGCGATGACCGTCGTCATCGTCGGCATCGGGACTGATCGCCTCGACATCTACCATCGCCATGTTGCAGCGCTGGCGGAACAGGCCATCGTCGTCGTAAACATAGGCGACGCCGCCGGACATGCCCGCCGCGAAGTTGCGCCCGGTCTGCCCCAGCACGGCAACGACGCCGCCCGTCATATATTCGCAGCCATGGTCGCCCACGCCCTCGACGACGGCGGTCGCGCCTGAATTGCGAACGGCGAAACGTTCACCGGCCACGCCCTGCAAATAGGCCTCGCCGGCGATGGCACCGTAAAGCACGGTGTTGCCGACGATGATGTTCTCCGACGGCACGCGCTTCACGCCTTCTGGCGGGCGCACGATCACGCGGCCACCGGATAGCCCCTTGCCCACATAGTCGTTGGCGTCGCCGGTCAGCTCGATCGTCACGCCATGGGCGAGGAACGCGCCGAAGCTCTGCCCCGCCACGCCGTTGAAGCGGATGAAGATGCTGTTGTCGGCAAGGCCGGCATGGCCATATCTGCGGGCGACCTCGCCCGACAGCATCGCCCCGACCGTCCGGTTGACGTTGCGGATTTCCCGCTCGATCCGGACCGGCTCGCCGTTTTGCAGCGCGGGAGCCGCCGCCTCGATCAGCTGCTGGTCAAGCGCCGCTCCCAGGCCATGGTCCTGACCTTCCGTGTTGTGCAGCGGCGCGCCTTCGGCGACGGGCGTCTGATAAAGAATGCGGGAGAGGTCCACGCCCTTCGCCTTCCAGTGCGACAGGGCGTTGCGCATGTCCAGACGATCGACGCGGCCCACCATTTCAGCGACGGTGCGAAAGCCGAGTTGCGCCATGATCTGGCGAAGCTCTTCCGCGACGAAGAAGAAATAGTTGACGACATATTCGGGCTGGCCGGTAAAGCGCGCGCGCAGCACCGGGTCCTGCGTCGCAACGCCGACCGGGCAGGTGTTCAGATGGCATTTGCGCATCATGATGCACCCGGCGGCGATCAGCGGCGCGGTTGCAAAGCCGAACTCGTCCGCGCCCAGCAGCGCGCCGATCGCGACGTCCCGGCCGGTGCGAAGACCGCCATCCACCTGCACGGCGATGCGGCTGCGAAGGCCGTTCAGCAGCAAGGTCTGCTGGGTTTCGGCAAGGCCGATCTCCCATGGCGAGCCGGCATGGGTGAGCGAAGTAAGTGGCGATGCGCCCGTCCCGCCTTCAAAGCCGGAAATGGTGACATGGTCCGCCCGGGCCTTGCTGACACCGGCAGCGACAGTGCCGACCCCGACTTCCGACACCAGCTTCACCGAGATGCGCGCGCCGGGGTTTACGTTCTTCAGATCGTGGATGAGCTGGGCCAGATCCTCGATCGAATAGATGTCATGGTGCGGCGGCGGCGAGATCAGCCCGACGCCCGGCGTCGAATGGCGGACCTTGGCGATGTTCTTGTCCACCTTGTGACCGGGAAGCTGGCCGCCCTCGCCCGGCTTTGCGCCCTGCGCCATCTTGATCTGGATGTCGTCGGCGTTCACCAGATATTCGGCGGTGACTCCGAAACGCCCCGACGCCACCTGCTTGATCGCCGAACGCATGGAATCGCCATTGGGCAGCGGCTTGAAACGGTCTGGCTCCTCGCCCCCCTCGCCCGTGTTGGAGCGGCCGCCGATGCGGTTCATGGCGAGCGCGAGCGTGGTGTGCGCTTCCCGGCTGATCGAGCCGAAGCTCATCGCGCCGGTGGCGAAACGCTTCACGATCTCGCTCGCGGGCTCCACCTCCTCGATCGGTATGGGGTTTTCCGCAAGCTTGAAGTCCATCAGTCCGCGAAGGGTCAGCAGACGCTCGTTCTGCTCGTTGATCTCGGCTGCGAAGGCGGCATATTCCGAAGAGACATTGCCGCGCACGGCGTGCTGAAGCCGCGAGACCGACTGCGGCGTCCAGGCATGCTCCTCTCCCCGGATGCGATAGGCATAATGCCCTCCGACATCGAGAGCGGAGGCATAAATCGGGTTGTCACCATAGGCGTCGCGGTGGCGGCGAACGACTTCCTCGCCCACTTCCTTC contains the following coding sequences:
- a CDS encoding glutamate synthase subunit beta, which encodes MGKPTGFLEIERRDRGYEKPEERLKNWNEFVKPLPENELKDQAARCMNCGIPFCHNGCPVNNMIPDWNHLVYSDDWKVALDTLHSTNNFPEFTGRVCPAPCEASCTLNIDDAPVTIKTIECQIVDRGWEEGWIQPQPPKRRSGKRVAVVGSGPAGLACAQQLARAGHAVTVFEKNDRLGGLLRYGIPDFKMEKHLINRRAQQMEAEGVEFRTSVEVGVMVSMDSLRENYDAVVLAGGAEHPRPLEIPGSELSGVRFAMEFLTQQNKRVAGDDEVRAAPRGSITATGKHVVVIGGGDTGSDCVGTSNRQGAASVTQLEIMPRPPAKENKTLTWPDWPLKLRTSSSHEEGCERDWAVVTKRAIGSNGKIEALECVRIEWVKSDDGRMEMKEIPGSEFQLKADLVLLAMGFLGPRKAGMIEQSGVGLDPRGNVAANVVDYKSSVSGVFSCGDMRRGQSLVVWAIREGRQCAHAVDKFLMGSSVLPR